A part of Streptomyces sp. NBC_01451 genomic DNA contains:
- a CDS encoding FHA domain-containing protein: MQIRLTVVDPLGPPSEPWARAASCDVLVTAPAGTALAAVASALASAVAGDGGSSLPERGRERESGGPVVLYAGDQRLDTQRCTLGEPPLVDGAVLALGTPADPEPHPEADEVAAQLHVVAGPDAGGVHLLHGGQITIGRSADADVPLDDPDVSRLHCAVTVSEDGRIAVADLGSTNGTTLSGTRLDTRPVRLAPGALLRIGESALRLTPPGDAGARVGTTPDGEGHVRVSVDEGHPKASGRSADESHRNENRTGNRDEDTRNTGSTESAASAHSRRPSPASGPSRVPSARVQPGGMAKPPSGETHHAYGSASWGAAGGAPGSRGARSSAGAEAETAQPLVPGQGRAPRIESRGTTGPAGTGRASGGGGDTHGAGISVAGRVSGGAAVPPARAHDEADPEASAGGGRKGTPLRGTDVPQGVRRRGGLSKWARRLTGGRSEDETADGEAYDEGPVSDPAAPEFADAPPQAPESWPDPATLLLTALGPGPRLWERGPGHPEALTVRLGTADRAAPDGSGLLPAVPVTAGLREVGALGLAGPRARLAGLARAVVAQLTALHSPEVLEIVLISTDRSRTSEERAAEWSWLGWLPHLRPGHGQDCRLLLAYDREQATARADELLRRLEDHDTEVAAKGPAAGGGEPARSAQGDRGADRRPSWARDDDADGPADGFAGPYTVLVVDGDPGGAAVREAVARLAQEGPRAGIHVVCLAETEAASPASPVTETYEAACAASPPFRECGAVALLGGDVATALHVMRVARAGATAPGRTGSPDSGTGTGTDDTAGRTAAGSAGPVGQGSVAAVDAVSLAWAERFARALAPLRTDGAAGGRQQRVSAPLPQAARLLDELGLARATPASLMARWADAADDKDTLGGRAWAVLGAGPRGPVGVDLAAEGPHLLIEGPPGSGRTELLRAVVASLAAAERPDRLGIVLMDGRDGTGGSGGGGGGTPHGEGLRVCTDLPHVTTHLTANDPVRMREFAQSLSAELKRRSELLGRVGFAEWHSGRELSARIGPQRSGSGSGAGSKSAIHGSVGAGAGEGAGDLDSPPSSTMRLRPAASRQRTETPPLARLVVVVDDLDALVSPALGSPGRPSAGSVVRALEAVAREGERLGVHLVAAAGVGGRTAETELARGAALRVVLDAPAPGPDEPAAGRGRLSGADGRGIPFQGGRVTGRIPRTATLRPTVAALDWQRMGDPPTRRPVRELGNGPTDLALLASALERAARSVSATEVPSLL; this comes from the coding sequence ATGCAGATCCGGCTGACCGTCGTAGACCCGCTGGGGCCGCCCTCGGAGCCGTGGGCGCGCGCCGCGAGCTGCGACGTACTGGTCACCGCTCCCGCCGGCACGGCGCTCGCCGCGGTCGCCTCGGCCCTGGCGTCGGCGGTCGCGGGTGACGGGGGTTCGTCACTGCCCGAGCGCGGCCGGGAGCGCGAGAGCGGCGGCCCGGTGGTGCTGTACGCGGGCGACCAGCGCCTCGACACCCAGCGCTGCACGCTCGGCGAGCCTCCGTTGGTGGACGGCGCGGTGCTCGCCCTCGGCACCCCCGCCGATCCCGAGCCGCACCCCGAGGCGGACGAGGTGGCCGCCCAGCTGCACGTGGTCGCGGGCCCGGACGCGGGCGGGGTCCATCTCCTGCACGGCGGCCAGATCACCATCGGCCGCTCCGCCGACGCCGACGTCCCGCTGGACGACCCGGACGTCTCCCGGCTGCACTGCGCGGTCACGGTCTCGGAGGACGGCCGCATAGCGGTAGCCGACCTCGGCTCCACGAACGGCACGACGCTGTCCGGCACCCGCCTCGACACCCGCCCGGTCCGCCTCGCACCGGGCGCGCTGCTGCGCATCGGCGAGTCGGCCCTGCGGCTGACGCCCCCCGGGGACGCGGGCGCACGCGTGGGCACGACCCCGGACGGCGAGGGGCACGTGCGCGTGAGCGTCGACGAGGGGCACCCGAAGGCCTCGGGGCGCTCGGCGGACGAGTCGCACAGGAACGAGAACAGGACCGGGAACAGGGACGAGGACACCCGGAACACCGGGAGCACCGAAAGCGCCGCGAGCGCTCACAGTCGGCGTCCCTCCCCCGCGTCCGGTCCGTCCCGGGTGCCTTCCGCGCGCGTGCAGCCCGGCGGCATGGCGAAACCGCCCTCCGGGGAGACCCATCACGCCTACGGTTCGGCGAGCTGGGGGGCGGCAGGAGGCGCACCCGGATCACGGGGCGCGCGGAGTTCGGCCGGGGCGGAGGCGGAGACGGCGCAGCCGCTCGTCCCGGGGCAGGGCCGGGCACCACGGATCGAGAGCCGGGGAACCACGGGCCCGGCGGGGACGGGCCGGGCATCGGGCGGCGGCGGGGACACCCACGGTGCCGGGATCTCCGTCGCCGGACGGGTGTCCGGGGGTGCCGCGGTACCCCCGGCACGCGCTCACGACGAGGCGGACCCGGAGGCCTCCGCGGGCGGCGGACGCAAGGGGACACCCCTCCGGGGGACGGACGTCCCGCAGGGCGTGCGCAGGCGCGGCGGGCTCTCCAAGTGGGCGCGCCGGCTGACCGGCGGGCGCTCGGAGGACGAGACAGCCGACGGCGAGGCGTACGACGAGGGCCCGGTGTCCGACCCGGCGGCCCCGGAGTTCGCGGACGCCCCGCCGCAGGCACCGGAGAGCTGGCCCGACCCGGCGACGCTGCTGCTCACGGCCCTGGGCCCCGGCCCCCGGCTCTGGGAGCGCGGCCCCGGACACCCGGAGGCGCTCACGGTCCGGCTCGGCACGGCCGACCGCGCGGCCCCCGACGGCTCGGGGCTGCTGCCCGCCGTACCGGTGACCGCCGGGCTGCGCGAGGTCGGGGCACTGGGGCTGGCGGGGCCCCGCGCGCGGCTCGCGGGTCTGGCCCGCGCGGTGGTGGCCCAGCTGACGGCGCTGCACTCCCCCGAGGTCCTGGAAATCGTCCTGATCAGCACGGACCGCTCGCGTACCTCCGAGGAGCGCGCCGCCGAGTGGTCCTGGCTCGGCTGGCTCCCGCATCTGCGCCCCGGGCACGGCCAGGACTGCCGCCTCCTCCTCGCCTACGACCGTGAACAGGCCACGGCCCGCGCCGACGAACTCCTGCGGCGCCTGGAGGACCACGACACGGAGGTGGCGGCGAAAGGCCCCGCCGCCGGTGGCGGAGAACCGGCCCGGAGTGCCCAGGGCGACCGTGGAGCGGACCGGCGGCCCTCCTGGGCCCGGGACGACGACGCCGACGGGCCGGCGGACGGTTTCGCGGGGCCGTACACCGTGCTCGTCGTGGACGGCGACCCGGGCGGTGCCGCCGTCCGGGAGGCCGTCGCGCGGCTGGCACAGGAAGGACCGCGGGCCGGGATCCACGTCGTGTGCCTCGCGGAGACGGAGGCGGCGTCGCCCGCGTCACCGGTGACGGAGACGTACGAGGCGGCGTGCGCGGCCTCGCCGCCGTTCCGTGAGTGCGGGGCGGTGGCGCTGCTCGGCGGTGACGTGGCCACGGCTCTGCATGTGATGCGGGTGGCGCGGGCGGGGGCGACCGCGCCTGGGCGCACCGGCTCCCCCGACAGCGGCACCGGCACCGGCACCGACGACACGGCGGGCCGGACGGCCGCCGGGAGCGCCGGGCCGGTCGGGCAGGGCTCCGTCGCCGCCGTGGACGCCGTGTCCCTGGCCTGGGCCGAGCGGTTCGCGCGGGCGCTGGCTCCGCTGCGCACCGACGGTGCGGCCGGTGGACGCCAGCAGCGCGTCTCCGCACCCTTGCCCCAAGCGGCGCGGCTGCTCGACGAGTTGGGGCTCGCCCGGGCCACCCCGGCGTCCCTGATGGCCCGTTGGGCGGACGCCGCCGACGACAAGGACACGCTCGGCGGCCGGGCCTGGGCCGTCCTCGGCGCCGGTCCGCGCGGGCCCGTCGGCGTGGACCTCGCGGCCGAGGGTCCGCACCTGCTGATCGAGGGGCCGCCCGGCAGCGGTCGTACGGAGTTGCTGCGGGCGGTCGTCGCGTCGCTGGCCGCCGCCGAGCGGCCCGACCGGCTGGGCATCGTGCTGATGGACGGCAGGGACGGCACCGGCGGGAGCGGTGGCGGTGGTGGCGGGACGCCGCACGGGGAAGGGCTTCGGGTGTGCACCGACCTTCCGCATGTCACCACTCACCTCACGGCCAACGACCCGGTCCGGATGCGGGAGTTCGCCCAGTCGCTGAGCGCCGAGCTGAAGCGGCGGTCCGAGTTGCTCGGGCGGGTCGGGTTCGCCGAGTGGCACAGCGGGCGCGAACTGTCCGCCCGGATCGGTCCGCAGCGGTCGGGATCAGGGTCCGGGGCAGGGTCCAAGTCGGCCATTCACGGTTCGGTGGGCGCGGGGGCAGGAGAGGGCGCCGGGGATCTCGATTCGCCGCCCAGTTCGACGATGCGGTTGCGACCGGCGGCGAGCCGTCAGCGTACGGAGACACCGCCCCTGGCCCGTCTCGTGGTGGTCGTGGACGATCTGGACGCGCTGGTGTCACCGGCGCTGGGATCACCGGGGCGGCCGTCGGCGGGGTCCGTGGTGCGGGCGTTGGAGGCGGTGGCCCGGGAGGGCGAGCGGCTCGGAGTGCATCTGGTGGCCGCGGCGGGCGTGGGCGGGCGTACGGCGGAGACGGAGCTGGCCCGGGGGGCCGCGCTGCGGGTCGTGCTGGACGCGCCGGCGCCGGGGCCGGACGAACCCGCGGCCGGGCGGGGGCGGTTGAGCGGGGCTGACGGGAGGGGGATCCCGTTCCAGGGCGGGCGGGTGACGGGGCGCATCCCTCGTACGGCGACGCTGCGGCCGACTGTCGCCGCGCTGGACTGGCAGCGGATGGGGGATCCGCCGACGCGGCGGCCGGTGCGTGAACTGGGCAATGGGCCGACGGACTTGGCGCTGCTGGCGAGTGCGTTGGAGCGGGCGGCGCGGTCGGTGTCGGCTACAGAGGTGCCGTCGCTGCTGTGA
- a CDS encoding carbohydrate ABC transporter permease, whose product MESKTDTVGTTAHQTQREKTKSVTGTRWWVAGLFLLPALVLLGSLVVYPIGYSIWRSLYDADGSAFVGLENYGDIFTNDATLTAVRNTAIWVAVAPALVTALGLIFAVLTERVRWGTAFKLIVFMPMAISMLAAGIIFRLVYEADPDQGVANAIVTSVHDAFVDASVYPKARPNAQASDLKASGGGSFTSTGTVSPGTPALLPLVGIAPNKLPGTPEDAKAAGASGSGISGTVWLDFKLGGGGTKGQVDPGEKALEGVKVEAVKDGKVVASATSGADGTFSLPADADGAQLRLPGSNFAAAYSGIDWLGPTLVTPAIIGSYTWMWAGFAMVLIAAGLSGVDRNLLEAARVDGANEWQVFRRVTVPLLAPVLVVVLVTLMINVMKVFDLVYIIAPQPSQDDANVLALQLFLSSFGGGGNYGVGSAIGVILLLLVLPVMFVNLRRLRKERQR is encoded by the coding sequence ATGGAGTCGAAGACGGACACAGTCGGCACGACGGCCCATCAGACGCAGAGAGAAAAGACCAAGAGCGTCACCGGCACCCGCTGGTGGGTGGCAGGCCTGTTCCTGCTGCCCGCCCTGGTCCTGCTGGGCTCGCTCGTCGTCTACCCCATCGGCTACTCGATCTGGCGCAGCCTGTACGACGCCGACGGCTCGGCCTTCGTCGGCCTGGAGAACTACGGCGACATCTTCACGAACGACGCCACGCTGACCGCCGTACGCAACACGGCGATCTGGGTGGCGGTCGCGCCCGCCCTCGTCACCGCGCTCGGTCTGATCTTCGCGGTGCTGACCGAACGGGTGCGCTGGGGTACGGCGTTCAAGCTGATCGTCTTCATGCCGATGGCGATCTCGATGCTCGCCGCGGGCATCATCTTCCGCCTCGTCTACGAGGCGGACCCGGACCAGGGTGTCGCCAACGCGATCGTGACGTCCGTGCACGACGCCTTCGTGGACGCCTCCGTCTATCCGAAGGCCCGTCCGAACGCCCAGGCCAGCGATCTCAAGGCGTCCGGCGGCGGCTCGTTCACGTCGACCGGAACCGTCAGCCCGGGCACCCCGGCACTGCTGCCCCTCGTGGGCATCGCGCCCAACAAGCTCCCCGGCACGCCCGAGGACGCGAAGGCGGCCGGCGCCTCCGGCTCCGGGATCAGCGGCACCGTCTGGCTGGACTTCAAGCTCGGCGGCGGCGGTACGAAGGGGCAGGTCGACCCGGGTGAGAAGGCGCTGGAGGGGGTCAAGGTCGAGGCCGTGAAGGACGGCAAGGTCGTCGCCTCGGCGACCAGCGGCGCCGACGGGACCTTCAGTCTGCCCGCCGACGCGGACGGGGCTCAACTGCGCCTGCCCGGCTCGAACTTCGCCGCCGCCTACAGCGGCATCGACTGGCTCGGGCCCACCCTGGTCACCCCGGCGATCATCGGCAGCTACACCTGGATGTGGGCCGGGTTCGCGATGGTGCTCATCGCCGCCGGGCTCTCGGGCGTGGACCGGAATCTGCTGGAGGCGGCGCGTGTCGACGGCGCCAACGAGTGGCAGGTCTTCCGGCGGGTCACCGTGCCGCTCCTGGCACCCGTGCTGGTCGTCGTGCTCGTCACCCTGATGATCAACGTGATGAAGGTGTTCGACCTCGTCTACATCATCGCCCCGCAGCCGAGTCAGGACGACGCCAACGTCCTCGCGCTCCAGCTGTTCCTGTCGTCGTTCGGCGGGGGCGGCAACTACGGCGTCGGCAGCGCCATCGGCGTCATTCTGCTGTTGCTCGTGCTGCCGGTGATGTTCGTCAATCTGCGTCGGCTCAGGAAGGAGCGTCAGCGGTGA
- a CDS encoding serine/threonine-protein kinase, with translation MARKIGSRYTANQILGRGSAGTVWLGEGPEGPVAVKLLREDLASDQELVGRFVQERTALLGLEHPNIVSVRDLVVDGNDLALVMDLVRGTDLRTRLDRERRLAPEAAVAIVADIADGLAAAHAAGVVHRDVKPENVLLDMQGPLGPGGAHPALLTDFGVAKLIDSPRRTRATKIIGTPDYLAPEIVEGLPPRAAVDIYALATVLYELLAGFTPFGGGHPGAVLRRHVTETVVPLPGIPEELWQLLVQCLAKAPASRLRASELGARLREQLPLLVGMPPLDVDEPDAEDEAQSGQDHGHGQVPGQGSRDEAYDEVGVPAGERVRRGAVPLVRGAKPDSNRDTHTSMRVPGPDELAGGALGTARVPRPVGAPRPGSARHRASARRRRATLGAAAVALVAAVGVGTWVAMSGDDAGATPQETSTSSPASP, from the coding sequence TTGGCACGGAAGATCGGCAGCCGGTACACCGCCAACCAGATCCTGGGGCGGGGCAGCGCCGGCACGGTGTGGCTGGGCGAGGGACCCGAGGGTCCCGTCGCCGTCAAGCTGTTGCGCGAGGACCTGGCGTCGGACCAGGAGCTCGTCGGACGCTTCGTGCAGGAGCGGACCGCCCTGCTCGGGCTCGAACATCCGAACATCGTGTCCGTACGGGACCTGGTGGTCGACGGGAACGACCTCGCGCTCGTCATGGACCTGGTGCGGGGTACGGACCTGCGCACCCGGCTCGACCGCGAGCGCCGGCTCGCACCCGAGGCCGCGGTCGCGATAGTCGCCGACATCGCGGACGGCCTGGCCGCCGCGCACGCCGCCGGGGTGGTGCACCGCGACGTGAAGCCGGAGAACGTCCTGCTGGACATGCAGGGCCCCCTGGGCCCCGGCGGTGCGCACCCCGCCCTGCTGACCGACTTCGGTGTCGCGAAACTCATCGACTCACCGCGGCGGACCCGGGCCACGAAGATAATCGGCACGCCCGACTATCTGGCGCCGGAGATCGTCGAGGGCCTGCCCCCGCGCGCGGCGGTCGACATCTACGCGCTGGCGACGGTCCTCTACGAGCTGCTGGCGGGCTTCACGCCCTTCGGTGGCGGCCACCCGGGCGCGGTGCTGCGCCGGCACGTGACGGAGACGGTGGTCCCTCTCCCCGGTATCCCCGAGGAACTGTGGCAGCTGCTCGTGCAGTGCCTGGCGAAGGCGCCGGCGTCGCGGCTGCGGGCGTCGGAGCTGGGGGCGCGGCTGCGGGAGCAGCTGCCCCTGCTGGTGGGGATGCCGCCGCTGGACGTCGACGAGCCGGATGCGGAGGACGAGGCGCAGTCCGGGCAGGACCACGGCCATGGCCAGGTCCCGGGGCAGGGCTCGCGGGACGAGGCGTACGACGAGGTGGGCGTGCCCGCCGGGGAACGGGTACGGCGGGGCGCCGTGCCCCTCGTGCGGGGCGCGAAGCCGGACTCCAACCGGGACACGCACACGTCGATGCGGGTACCCGGGCCGGACGAGCTGGCGGGCGGGGCGCTGGGCACGGCCCGCGTGCCGCGTCCCGTGGGTGCCCCGCGACCCGGCTCCGCCCGGCACCGGGCCTCGGCGCGGCGGCGCAGGGCCACGTTGGGGGCGGCGGCGGTGGCGCTGGTGGCGGCGGTGGGGGTCGGCACGTGGGTGGCCATGTCGGGCGACGACGCGGGGGCGACACCCCAGGAGACGAGTACCTCGTCACCGGCGTCACCGTGA
- a CDS encoding serine/threonine-protein kinase, whose translation MRPVGSKYLLEEPLGRGATGTVWRARQRETAGAEAAVPGQPGETVAIKVLKEELANDADIVMRFLRERSVLLRLTHPNIVRVRDLVVEGDLLALVMDLIDGPDLHRYLRENGPFTPVAAALLTAQIADALAVSHADGVVHRDLKPANVLLMQDNGRMHPMLTDFGIARLADSPGLTRTHEFVGTPAYVAPESAEGRPQTSAVDIYGAGILMYELVTGRPPFGGGSALEVLHQHLTAEPRRPSTVPEPLWTVIERCLRKNPDERPSAENLARGLRVVAEGIGVHANSMQIAAAEGVVHLLAPDPAPTAVPGSGDPTQVLPYGAGAAGAYDPNGATSVLPHTGGPGSVGAMGAVGAADPTAVLPSMPQNQPGGPGGSGGPEEPHPWQNQLRAARDRNEQTQVQYLDPGEDPLRRRPQRQPGRPPQQQPQQQPYQQQPPPSRQQQRGQQPQPGYGYPQGPGQGPGQGRQPQHQQYAPPQQQPQHQQQPQRYAPPAPAPQRPQQPESRPPREPREPRQRSANPMKIPGLGCLKGCLFTVIILFVAAWLIWELSPLQEWIGSTKGFFEQIGDWIDTVSGWVEGLGGGSGGSGKP comes from the coding sequence GTGCGGCCGGTAGGGAGCAAGTACCTCCTTGAGGAGCCGCTGGGACGCGGCGCCACAGGCACCGTCTGGCGCGCCCGCCAGCGGGAGACCGCGGGGGCCGAGGCGGCCGTGCCCGGCCAGCCCGGCGAGACCGTGGCGATCAAGGTCCTCAAGGAGGAACTCGCCAACGACGCGGACATCGTGATGCGCTTCCTGCGCGAGCGGTCCGTACTGCTGCGGCTGACCCACCCGAACATCGTCCGGGTACGGGACCTGGTCGTCGAGGGCGATCTGCTGGCGCTGGTCATGGACCTCATCGACGGGCCCGACCTGCACCGCTACCTCCGGGAGAACGGCCCGTTCACACCGGTCGCCGCCGCCCTTCTCACCGCCCAGATCGCCGACGCGCTGGCCGTCAGCCACGCCGACGGTGTCGTGCACCGGGACCTGAAGCCGGCCAACGTCCTGCTCATGCAGGACAACGGGCGGATGCACCCGATGCTCACCGACTTCGGCATCGCCCGCCTCGCCGACTCCCCGGGCCTCACCCGCACCCACGAGTTCGTCGGCACGCCCGCGTACGTCGCCCCGGAGTCCGCCGAAGGCCGTCCGCAGACCTCCGCCGTCGACATCTACGGCGCCGGCATCCTGATGTACGAGCTGGTCACCGGCCGTCCGCCGTTCGGCGGCGGGTCCGCCCTCGAAGTGCTGCACCAGCACCTCACCGCCGAGCCGCGCCGCCCCTCGACCGTGCCCGAACCGCTGTGGACGGTCATCGAGCGCTGCCTGCGCAAGAACCCGGACGAACGGCCCAGCGCCGAGAACCTCGCGCGCGGGCTGCGTGTCGTCGCCGAGGGCATCGGCGTCCACGCCAACTCGATGCAGATCGCGGCGGCCGAAGGGGTCGTCCACCTGCTCGCACCTGATCCGGCGCCGACCGCGGTGCCCGGTTCGGGCGACCCGACGCAGGTGCTGCCGTACGGTGCGGGCGCCGCGGGAGCGTACGACCCGAACGGCGCCACCAGCGTGCTGCCGCACACCGGGGGGCCCGGTTCCGTGGGTGCGATGGGCGCCGTGGGTGCCGCGGACCCCACGGCCGTCCTGCCGTCCATGCCGCAGAACCAGCCCGGCGGCCCCGGCGGCTCCGGAGGGCCCGAGGAGCCGCACCCCTGGCAGAACCAGCTGCGCGCCGCCCGGGACCGCAACGAGCAGACGCAGGTCCAGTACCTCGACCCCGGCGAGGACCCCCTGCGCCGCCGGCCCCAGCGGCAGCCGGGCCGGCCACCGCAGCAACAGCCCCAGCAGCAGCCGTACCAGCAGCAGCCCCCGCCCTCGCGTCAGCAGCAGCGCGGTCAGCAGCCCCAGCCCGGTTACGGCTATCCGCAGGGACCGGGTCAGGGTCCGGGGCAGGGCAGGCAGCCCCAGCACCAGCAGTACGCGCCGCCGCAGCAACAGCCCCAGCATCAACAGCAGCCTCAGCGGTACGCGCCGCCCGCTCCCGCGCCGCAGCGCCCTCAGCAGCCCGAGAGCCGGCCGCCGCGTGAGCCGAGGGAACCCCGGCAGCGCAGCGCCAACCCGATGAAGATCCCGGGGCTCGGCTGCCTCAAGGGGTGCCTCTTCACGGTCATCATCCTGTTCGTCGCCGCGTGGCTCATCTGGGAACTGAGCCCGTTGCAGGAGTGGATCGGGTCGACGAAGGGGTTCTTCGAGCAGATCGGCGACTGGATCGACACCGTCAGCGGGTGGGTGGAGGGTCTGGGCGGAGGTTCCGGGGGTTCCGGAAAGCCGTAG
- a CDS encoding ABC transporter substrate-binding protein: protein MRSMLRTRTLTALSATALALALTSCGSDDEPGDKGTETGTGTGGDTSASVKLPKLDGQTLEVAAVWTGPEQENFTKVLKEFEKRTGAKVNFVPTGNNTSTFLGTKIQGGKPPDVAFLPQVGVLHQFAEKGWLKPLGADAQAQLDKNFDTGWKELGAFEGKQYGIYVKAANKSLVWYNTAAFEAAGLTEAPTTWKDFVATAQTLSDAGSPAVSVGGADGWTLTDWFENVYLSQAGPEKYDQLAQHEIKWTDSSVKDALTTLAELWGKDDLLAGGRSGALATEFPKSVTQTFTGDTPAAMVFEGDFVAASINADTKAKIGTDAKVFPFPAVGDQAPVVSGGDVAVALKDGAGAQALLTFLGSTDAAEIWAAQGGFLSPSKAMDQSAYKDDVTRDIAKALIAAGDDFRFDMSDQAPAAFGGTQGVGEWKDLQDFLKNPKDIAGTQRKLEADAAKAYKNG from the coding sequence ATGCGCAGCATGCTACGTACACGCACCCTGACCGCCCTCTCCGCCACAGCCCTCGCTCTCGCCCTCACCTCCTGCGGCTCCGACGACGAGCCGGGCGACAAGGGCACCGAGACCGGCACGGGCACCGGCGGCGACACCTCCGCCTCCGTGAAGCTGCCCAAGCTCGACGGCCAGACACTGGAAGTGGCCGCCGTCTGGACGGGACCCGAGCAGGAGAACTTCACCAAGGTTCTGAAGGAGTTCGAGAAGCGCACCGGCGCGAAGGTCAACTTCGTGCCGACCGGCAACAACACGTCCACGTTCCTCGGTACGAAGATCCAGGGCGGCAAGCCCCCGGACGTCGCGTTCCTGCCGCAGGTCGGCGTGCTGCACCAGTTCGCCGAGAAGGGCTGGCTCAAGCCGCTCGGCGCGGATGCCCAGGCCCAGCTGGACAAGAACTTCGACACCGGCTGGAAGGAGCTCGGCGCCTTCGAGGGCAAGCAGTACGGCATCTATGTGAAGGCCGCCAACAAGTCCCTGGTCTGGTACAACACCGCCGCGTTCGAGGCCGCGGGCCTCACCGAAGCCCCCACCACCTGGAAGGACTTCGTCGCCACGGCCCAGACCCTGTCCGACGCGGGCTCCCCGGCCGTCTCCGTCGGCGGCGCCGACGGTTGGACCCTCACCGACTGGTTCGAGAACGTCTATCTCTCGCAGGCGGGCCCGGAGAAGTACGACCAGCTCGCCCAGCACGAGATCAAGTGGACCGACTCTTCCGTCAAGGACGCCCTGACCACCCTCGCCGAACTCTGGGGCAAGGACGACCTCCTCGCGGGCGGTCGCTCCGGCGCGCTGGCGACGGAGTTCCCGAAGTCGGTCACCCAGACCTTCACGGGTGACACCCCGGCGGCGATGGTCTTCGAGGGCGACTTCGTGGCCGCCAGCATCAACGCGGACACGAAGGCCAAGATCGGCACGGACGCGAAGGTCTTCCCGTTCCCGGCGGTCGGCGACCAGGCACCCGTCGTCAGCGGCGGCGATGTCGCCGTGGCGCTGAAGGACGGCGCGGGCGCGCAGGCCCTGCTGACGTTCCTCGGCTCGACCGACGCCGCCGAGATCTGGGCGGCGCAGGGCGGTTTCCTCTCGCCCAGCAAGGCGATGGACCAGTCGGCGTACAAGGACGACGTCACCCGGGACATCGCCAAGGCCCTCATCGCGGCCGGCGACGACTTCCGCTTCGACATGTCCGACCAGGCTCCGGCCGCCTTCGGCGGTACCCAGGGCGTCGGCGAGTGGAAGGACCTCCAGGACTTCCTGAAGAACCCGAAGGACATCGCGGGCACCCAGCGGAAACTAGAGGCCGACGCCGCCAAGGCGTACAAGAACGGCTGA
- a CDS encoding carbohydrate ABC transporter permease, whose product MTALDPTLDPPLGPPVDRPVRAKRSLAARVAAGAAGGVMRFFLILVALVWMVPTFGLLMSSFRDPTDISTSGWWKVFTAPGQLTAKSYRTLLENDAITSSLLNTVWITVPATLLVVMIGAMAGYAFAWMDFKGRDWWFLVVVALLVVPVQVALIPLSDLFGKIGIFGDIIGVVLFHVGFGLPFAIFLLRNFFAEIPRELLEAARLDGAGEIRLFATVVMPLAAPAIASLGIFQFLWVWNDMLVALVFSDSQSQPLTVALQQQVRQFGSNIEVLAPGAFISMAIPLVVFFAFQRQFVSGVMAGAVK is encoded by the coding sequence GTGACGGCTCTCGACCCGACCCTCGACCCGCCCCTCGGTCCCCCCGTCGACCGGCCCGTGCGCGCCAAGCGGTCCCTGGCCGCCCGCGTGGCCGCCGGGGCCGCGGGCGGCGTGATGCGGTTCTTCCTCATCCTGGTCGCGCTCGTCTGGATGGTGCCGACGTTCGGGCTGCTCATGTCGTCGTTCCGCGACCCGACGGACATCTCCACCTCCGGGTGGTGGAAGGTGTTCACGGCTCCCGGGCAGCTCACCGCCAAGAGCTACCGGACGCTGCTGGAGAACGACGCGATCACCAGTTCCCTCCTCAACACCGTCTGGATCACGGTCCCGGCGACGCTCCTGGTCGTCATGATCGGCGCGATGGCCGGATACGCCTTCGCCTGGATGGACTTCAAGGGGCGCGACTGGTGGTTCCTGGTCGTCGTCGCGCTGCTCGTCGTGCCCGTGCAGGTGGCGCTGATCCCGCTCTCCGACCTCTTCGGGAAGATCGGGATCTTCGGCGACATCATCGGGGTGGTGCTGTTCCACGTGGGGTTCGGGCTGCCGTTCGCGATCTTCCTGCTGCGGAACTTCTTCGCGGAGATCCCGCGCGAGCTGCTGGAGGCGGCCCGGCTGGACGGCGCGGGCGAGATCAGGCTGTTCGCGACCGTCGTCATGCCGCTCGCCGCGCCCGCCATCGCGTCCCTGGGGATCTTCCAGTTCCTGTGGGTGTGGAACGACATGCTGGTCGCGCTGGTGTTCTCCGACTCCCAGTCGCAGCCGCTGACGGTCGCACTTCAGCAGCAGGTACGGCAGTTCGGCAGCAACATCGAGGTACTGGCGCCGGGCGCGTTCATCTCGATGGCCATTCCCCTGGTCGTGTTCTTCGCGTTCCAGCGGCAGTTCGTGTCGGGGGTGATGGCGGGCGCGGTCAAGTAG